The following proteins are co-located in the Candidatus Polarisedimenticolaceae bacterium genome:
- a CDS encoding type II asparaginase: protein MTTRRLAAGLFTALLCASVAMAQGARKPRIKILATGGTIAGAALKPTDPGYKSGAVGVDVLIAAVPQLKEIAEVSGEQIASIGSQDMNDEVWLKLAKRVNELLASSDVDGIAITHGTDTLEETSYFLHLTVRSDKPVVMTGSMRPSTAMSADGPLNIYNAVAIAADPTARGRGVLVTIDDDVHSGHDIIKNHTTDVGTFSSGEAGLVGAVLFGKTTWYRTPAQVHTSKSELGIGSAGTLPRVDILYAHAGMSPDLIAAAVKNGAKGIVMAGVGDGNMTAPALVEFTKAAKAGVACVRSARVNGGIVRRNIETNDDESGTIASMELNPAKARVLLQLALLKTQDVKKIQDYFNRY from the coding sequence ATGACGACTCGCAGACTCGCGGCAGGGCTCTTCACGGCCCTTTTGTGCGCCTCCGTGGCGATGGCGCAGGGCGCCCGGAAGCCGAGGATCAAGATCCTGGCCACCGGCGGCACCATCGCGGGCGCGGCGCTCAAGCCGACGGATCCCGGCTACAAGTCCGGCGCCGTCGGCGTGGACGTCCTGATCGCCGCCGTCCCGCAGCTCAAGGAGATCGCCGAGGTCTCGGGCGAGCAGATCGCGAGCATCGGCAGCCAGGACATGAACGACGAGGTCTGGCTCAAGCTCGCCAAGCGCGTGAACGAGCTGCTCGCGTCCTCCGACGTCGACGGCATCGCGATCACGCACGGCACCGACACCCTCGAGGAGACCTCCTACTTCCTCCACCTCACGGTCCGAAGCGACAAGCCCGTCGTCATGACCGGCTCGATGCGGCCCTCCACCGCGATGAGCGCGGACGGGCCGCTCAACATCTACAACGCGGTCGCGATCGCGGCCGACCCCACGGCGCGCGGGCGGGGCGTCCTCGTCACGATCGACGACGACGTCCACTCCGGCCACGACATCATCAAGAACCACACGACCGACGTCGGGACCTTCTCCTCCGGGGAGGCCGGCCTCGTCGGCGCCGTGTTGTTCGGCAAGACGACCTGGTATCGGACCCCGGCACAGGTGCACACCTCGAAGAGCGAGCTGGGTATCGGCAGCGCCGGCACGCTGCCGCGCGTGGACATCCTCTACGCCCACGCCGGCATGTCCCCCGACCTGATCGCCGCCGCGGTGAAGAACGGCGCGAAGGGGATCGTCATGGCCGGCGTCGGCGACGGCAACATGACCGCGCCGGCGCTCGTGGAGTTCACCAAGGCGGCCAAGGCGGGGGTCGCTTGCGTGCGCTCGGCGCGCGTCAACGGCGGCATCGTCCGCCGCAACATCGAGACCAACGACGACGAGTCCGGGACGATCGCCTCGATGGAGCTGAACCCGGCCAAGGCGCGCGTGCTCCTGCAGCTGGCGCTCCTCAAGACGCAGGACGTCAAGAAGATCCAGGACTACTTCAACCGCTACTAG
- a CDS encoding porin produces MGAGRLAAVLLLCLALGPHEARSEESGAAEAAPQEIDTAEHDAGEDDDPRPRRRLVKWNEYEGPISTFRLGFGLLIDYSAYDQDPESAQQFSLNEEVGVRDSRLLFRGRFQTQRPLSWTLGYMYSGTNDEWWFRQTGIQIGFPEAGGALFIGRTKEGYSLIKVMTGYHPWTQERSPGLDAFVPILADGAKWMGFFPKPRIFFSLGAFGDWLSEDESFATYDHQFVTRVGWLPIASVEDKRVWHVAVMGRTGRPDEGSIRFRSRPEDGLGPYFVETPSMPADRASTTGFESYYRSGPWLFGGEYNRQSVDRTGGDDVKFHAGDVVAAWILTGETRAYNARGGYFAAVSPDRPVFQGGPGAWEAVLHAAYIDLDDRDIQGGKFWRLTAMVNWHLSDNVRFELVYGYGGLERFGLDGRTRFFHSRLQFTL; encoded by the coding sequence ATGGGCGCCGGCCGTCTCGCTGCCGTTCTCCTGCTCTGCCTGGCGCTGGGGCCTCACGAGGCTCGCAGCGAGGAGAGCGGCGCTGCCGAGGCGGCGCCCCAGGAGATCGACACCGCGGAGCACGACGCGGGGGAGGACGACGACCCGAGGCCGCGACGGCGGCTCGTCAAGTGGAACGAATACGAAGGGCCGATCTCGACCTTCCGGCTCGGCTTCGGCCTCCTCATCGACTACTCCGCTTACGATCAGGACCCGGAAAGCGCGCAGCAGTTCTCCTTGAACGAGGAGGTCGGCGTGCGCGACTCCCGTCTGTTGTTCCGGGGGCGATTCCAGACCCAGCGGCCGCTCTCGTGGACGCTCGGGTACATGTACTCCGGCACCAACGACGAATGGTGGTTCCGCCAGACCGGAATCCAGATCGGATTTCCCGAGGCCGGCGGGGCGCTCTTCATCGGGCGGACCAAGGAAGGGTACTCGCTGATCAAGGTCATGACCGGGTACCACCCGTGGACGCAGGAGCGCTCCCCCGGCCTCGACGCGTTCGTGCCGATCCTCGCCGACGGGGCCAAGTGGATGGGGTTCTTCCCCAAGCCCCGCATCTTCTTCAGCCTCGGGGCGTTCGGGGACTGGCTCTCCGAGGACGAGTCCTTCGCGACCTACGACCATCAGTTCGTCACGCGCGTCGGCTGGCTGCCGATCGCCTCGGTGGAGGACAAGAGAGTCTGGCACGTCGCGGTGATGGGCCGGACCGGCCGGCCCGACGAGGGGAGCATCCGCTTCCGCTCGCGGCCGGAGGACGGTCTCGGCCCCTACTTCGTCGAGACCCCGTCGATGCCTGCCGACCGCGCGAGCACCACCGGGTTCGAGTCGTACTACCGATCGGGGCCGTGGCTGTTCGGGGGCGAGTACAACCGGCAGAGCGTCGATCGGACGGGTGGTGACGACGTGAAGTTCCACGCGGGGGACGTCGTCGCCGCCTGGATCCTCACGGGAGAGACGCGAGCGTACAACGCGCGCGGGGGGTACTTCGCCGCCGTCTCCCCCGACCGCCCGGTGTTCCAGGGAGGCCCGGGAGCCTGGGAGGCGGTCCTGCACGCGGCCTACATCGACCTCGACGACCGCGACATCCAGGGCGGGAAGTTCTGGCGCCTCACCGCGATGGTCAACTGGCACCTGTCGGACAACGTGCGCTTCGAGCTCGTCTACGGCTACGGCGGCCTCGAGCGCTTCGGTCTCGACGGCCGGACACGGTTCTTCCACTCGCGGCTGCAGTTCACGCTCTAG
- a CDS encoding aspartate ammonia-lyase: MTQLRFRPSPRMAIALIAVCTLAATSPSWAQKATRTEHDLLGAKEVPADAYYGVQTARALENFQLSGIPINHYPGFVEAWAIVKLAAARANTDVGAMKPETLAAIEKAAKAVLDGKYHDQFLVDWYQGGAGTSTNMNANEVLANVALELTGHKKGEYTIVEPHDHLNMSQSTNDSYPTAIKVAFLLRNDKLIQEMEKLVASFRAKGRQYLRVVKMGRTEMQDAVPMTVGQEFHAFAASLETEIGVLKDAEKYLYPVNMGATAIGTGINVPKGYAEKCAAHLAKLTGKPIVPAGDMLAATWDQQGFVAYSSALKSVAIKISKISSDLILLASGPRAGLAEINLPALQPGSSIMPGKVNPVVPEVMNIIAYRVMGNDYAVTLAAHSGQLQLNPYEPLAGLASMESQSLLYNGSVLFRTKCIDGITVNEKVLEHYMTTTIGIVTALNPVLGYEKATELAAEAQKSGKGILEVIREKKVLTEAQIKDLLDPMKLTNLDPTLYEKK; encoded by the coding sequence ATGACGCAACTTCGGTTCCGACCGTCCCCCCGCATGGCGATCGCGCTGATCGCCGTCTGTACTTTGGCCGCGACTTCTCCCAGCTGGGCGCAGAAGGCGACCCGAACCGAGCACGATCTGCTGGGCGCCAAGGAGGTCCCCGCGGACGCGTACTACGGCGTCCAGACCGCCCGTGCGCTCGAGAACTTCCAGCTCTCGGGGATCCCGATCAACCACTACCCGGGGTTCGTCGAAGCGTGGGCGATCGTGAAGCTCGCCGCCGCACGAGCCAATACCGACGTCGGCGCCATGAAGCCCGAGACCCTCGCCGCCATCGAGAAGGCGGCGAAGGCGGTCCTCGACGGCAAGTACCACGACCAGTTCCTCGTCGACTGGTATCAGGGCGGCGCCGGCACCTCGACCAACATGAACGCGAACGAGGTCCTGGCCAACGTCGCCCTGGAGCTCACGGGGCACAAGAAGGGCGAGTACACGATCGTCGAGCCGCACGACCACCTGAACATGTCGCAGTCGACGAACGACTCCTACCCGACGGCGATCAAGGTCGCCTTCCTGCTGCGCAACGACAAGCTGATCCAGGAGATGGAGAAGCTCGTCGCCTCCTTCCGCGCCAAGGGCCGGCAGTACCTGCGCGTGGTCAAGATGGGCCGCACGGAGATGCAGGACGCGGTGCCGATGACCGTCGGCCAGGAGTTCCATGCCTTCGCCGCGTCCCTCGAGACCGAGATCGGGGTGCTGAAGGACGCCGAGAAGTACCTCTATCCCGTCAACATGGGGGCGACGGCGATCGGCACCGGGATCAACGTCCCCAAGGGGTACGCGGAGAAATGCGCCGCGCACCTGGCCAAGCTGACCGGCAAGCCGATCGTCCCCGCCGGCGACATGCTGGCCGCCACCTGGGACCAGCAGGGGTTCGTGGCCTACTCGTCGGCGCTCAAGAGCGTCGCGATCAAGATCTCGAAGATCTCGAGCGACCTGATCCTCCTCGCCTCCGGCCCGCGCGCGGGTCTGGCCGAGATCAACCTTCCGGCGCTCCAGCCCGGCTCGTCGATCATGCCGGGGAAGGTCAACCCCGTCGTCCCCGAGGTGATGAACATCATCGCCTACCGGGTCATGGGGAACGACTACGCGGTCACGCTGGCCGCCCACTCCGGCCAGCTCCAGCTCAACCCCTACGAGCCGCTCGCCGGCCTGGCTTCGATGGAGTCCCAGAGCCTGCTCTACAACGGGTCGGTCCTGTTCCGGACCAAGTGCATCGACGGCATCACGGTGAACGAGAAGGTGCTCGAGCACTACATGACGACGACGATCGGCATCGTCACCGCCTTGAACCCGGTGCTGGGGTACGAGAAGGCCACCGAGCTCGCCGCCGAAGCGCAGAAGAGCGGCAAGGGGATTCTCGAGGTCATCCGCGAGAAGAAGGTCCTCACCGAGGCTCAGATCAAGGACCTGCTGGATCCGATGAAGCTCACGAACCTGGATCCGACCCTGTACGAGAAGAAGTAG
- a CDS encoding DUF2911 domain-containing protein, whose translation MVARLLASVLGVIAFQTRVAGDAAAVPAGSYALFTIPGESEWTVIPSKVVKDPWGSCAKNPKDDQARVKVTPVAVAEPLETMSIGLQDIRGGKVNLVIAWEKTKVPVELDTELAAKAQGELKAEYTRLSENLIAGLK comes from the coding sequence GCTTCCGTCCTCGGCGTGATCGCGTTTCAAACGCGCGTCGCGGGAGATGCCGCGGCGGTGCCCGCGGGCTCGTACGCCCTGTTCACGATCCCCGGCGAATCCGAATGGACCGTGATTCCGAGCAAGGTCGTCAAGGACCCGTGGGGCTCGTGCGCCAAAAACCCGAAGGACGATCAGGCACGAGTCAAAGTGACACCCGTCGCCGTGGCTGAGCCGCTGGAGACGATGTCGATCGGCCTGCAGGACATCCGCGGCGGCAAGGTGAACCTCGTCATCGCCTGGGAGAAGACCAAGGTCCCCGTCGAGCTCGATACCGAGCTTGCGGCGAAGGCCCAAGGAGAGCTCAAGGCCGAGTACACGCGCCTGAGCGAGAACCTGATCGCCGGCCTGAAGTAG